The Vibrio kanaloae genome has a window encoding:
- a CDS encoding methionine ABC transporter permease yields MSFSFNEIADWISLNGNLLLGATGETLYMVAVAGIVGFAVGIPLGVILHTTKKGGLLENTKLNKTLGAVVNVGRSVPFLVLMVAIIPLTKMLIGTFIGTTAAIVPLTIGAIPFVARLIESALLEVPTGLVEAAQSMGATPTQIINKVLLPEALPTIINSVTITLVTLVSYSAMAGTVGGGGLGDVAIRYGFHRYDVTIMAVTVVMLIVLVQIIQSIGDSLVRRVDHR; encoded by the coding sequence TAGTTTCAACGAGATTGCTGACTGGATCAGCTTGAACGGTAACCTTCTACTAGGCGCAACAGGCGAAACGCTGTACATGGTTGCTGTTGCTGGCATTGTTGGTTTTGCTGTCGGTATCCCATTAGGCGTGATTCTACACACAACCAAGAAAGGTGGTTTACTTGAGAACACCAAGCTAAACAAGACTCTAGGTGCAGTTGTCAACGTAGGTCGTTCAGTGCCTTTCTTAGTGCTGATGGTGGCGATTATCCCACTGACTAAGATGTTGATCGGTACCTTTATCGGGACAACAGCAGCAATTGTTCCATTAACAATTGGGGCTATCCCATTCGTAGCTCGACTTATCGAGAGTGCACTACTTGAAGTGCCAACAGGTCTAGTGGAAGCTGCTCAGTCAATGGGCGCAACACCAACACAAATAATCAATAAGGTTCTGCTTCCTGAAGCACTACCGACGATCATCAACTCAGTCACAATCACACTAGTAACGCTTGTGAGTTACTCAGCAATGGCAGGTACTGTGGGCGGCGGTGGCCTGGGTGATGTTGCCATTCGTTACGGATTCCACCGCTACGATGTCACCATCATGGCTGTGACGGTAGTGATGTTGATTGTGCTGGTACAAATTATTCAATCAATCGGTGATTCATTAGTTCGCCGCGTTGACCACAGATAA